One segment of Solanum stenotomum isolate F172 chromosome 1, ASM1918654v1, whole genome shotgun sequence DNA contains the following:
- the LOC125870295 gene encoding double-stranded RNA-binding protein 3-like encodes MYKSKLQELCHSKKWALPQYCCMRDGSDHNPKFKASVIVNGINFDSLPLRKSSKEAHNEAAKFAFLHFTNGGSLPTAEDSRLTKIDASLQDKSTSEIKQGGSLLTIEDSGLTKTEETCQHLQDHLNTSEIKQEESHYQYKTKLQMYAKRKNLGVPVYRNKRMSSAQGLYFEATVTVAGELFKSPEAYKSSEEAEESAAQFALMKLVTVALEKSNTGSYKSFLQELAQQEEICLPRYKTTRAGEPHNLTFFSSVEIEAEIFHGDGAKSKKQAEENAAEVAYTALTKCKSIYAGNLSTVSAELEGEIVKTEPIMESLSISISQEKFRDEEEIVYSKHTSPKSIGADKVNASSLTLGVQELSVNEKSPSSVESLHHLPSKTTPSKFPTVLNANSSARRTAETKSYLLSNRFRVYKSIPDGVLPTGTIVLPIAEDKWAVVSLEFLNEKCG; translated from the exons atgtacaagTCAAAGCTGCAAGAATTGTGTCATAGCAAGAAATGGGCACTTCCTCAATATTGTTGTATGAGAGATGGATCAGATCACAACCCAAAATTCAAAGCTTCTGTTATTGTCAATGGCATCAATTTTGACTCTCTACCTTTGCGCAAATCATCAAAAGAAGCACATAATGAAGCTGCTAAGTTTGCTTTTCTTCACTTTACTaatgg TGGTTCACTTCCAACTGCAGAAGATAGCAGGCTAACAAAAATTGATGCAAGTCTGCAGGATAAAAGTACTTCTGAGATCAAGCAAG GTGGTTCACTTCTAACTATAGAAGATAGTGGACTAACGAAAACCGAGGAAACATGTCAACATCTGCAGGATCATCTTAATACTTCTGAGATCAAGCAAG AAGAGTCTCATTATCAGTACAAGACGAAGCTGCAGATGTATGCAAAAAGGAAAAACCTTGGTGTACCTGTGTACCGCAACAAAAGGATGAGTTCAGCTCAAGGTCTTTATTTCGAGGCAACTGTGACAGTGGCTGGTGAATTGTTCAAAAGTCCTGAAGCATACAAGAGTTCAGAGGAAGCAGAAGAATCTGCTGCACAGTTTGCATTAATGAAACTCGTAACCGTTGCCTTAGAAAAG AGTAATACCGGCAGCTACAAGAGTTTCCTGCAAGAACTAGCACAACAAGAAGAAATTTGCTTGCCTAGATATAAAACAACCAGGGCCGGTGAGCCTCACAATCTGACATTCTTCTCAAGTGTAGAAATTGAAGCAGAAATCTTTCACGGGGATGGCGCAAAGTCCAAGAAACAGGCAGAAGAAAATGCTGCCGAGGTTGCTTATACAGCTTTAACAAAAT GCAAATCCATATATGCTGGTAATCTTTCAACTGTTTCCGCGGAGTTGGAAGGTGAAATTGTCAAAACTGAACCTATCATGGAATCACTGTCCATTTCCATTAGTCAAGAAAAATTCAGAG ATGAAGAGGAGATAGTTTACTCTAAACATACATCTCCAAAGTCCATAGGTGCTGATAAAGTTAATGCATCTTCACTTACGCTTGGTGTCCAAGAGCTCAGTGTCAACGAGAAATCCCCTTCTTCAGTGGAATCATTGCACCATTTGCCTAGTAAAACTACACCATCCAAATTTCCTACTGTCTTGAATGCAAATTCTAGTGCGAGGAGGACTGCAGAAACCAAAAGTTACCTCCTTTCCAACAGGTTCAGAGTTTACAAATCCATTCCAGACGGGGTCCTCCCCACGGGTACTATTGTACTTCCTATTGCTGAAGATAAGTGGGCTGTTGTGAGCTTGGAATTCCTCAATGAAAAATGTGGCTAA